The Microbispora sp. ZYX-F-249 genomic interval CGCCGGGTCGCACCCGCGGATCAGCTCGTGCAGCAGCCCCTGCCCCCCGGACGGCGGTGCGGCTCCGAGGGCGAGAACCTCTGACCGCTCTTCGGAGTCAAGCAACTCCACAGCGGACACGGGCGTGCCGGGAGCCTCGGCGACCGAGCCGAGCAGGTTCGCGAAGTGGCGGGCCATCCGCTCGATCGTCGCCGGGAGGAACAGCGCGGTGTTGTAGACGAGATGGCCCTCGATGCCGTCACGAGTCTCGCGGAGGTAGAGAGTGAGGTCGAAGCGGGTGGTCTCCGTCTCCAGTCGGAACTCCGCCAGGCCGAGGCCGGTCCGCCACTCGGCCGGAGCCTGGAAGTTCTGCAGCACGAACATGACCTGGAACACCGGCGAGCGGCTGACGTCCCTGGTCACGTTCAGCTCGCTCACCAGCTGGTCGAACGGCAGCTCCTGGTGGGCATAGGCGTCGAGCGCACCGTCGCGCACCCGGTCGAGCAGCTCCTCGAACGTCGGCTCGCCGGTCAGGTCGGCCCGCATGGCGAGCGTGTTCACGAACAGCCCAACGGCGCCCTCCAGCTCGGGGAGCGCCCTGCCGCTCACGGGCGAGCCGACGGCGAAGTCCCGCTGCCCGGAGTAGCGGAAGAGAAGCACCTGGAAGGCCGCCAGCAGCACCATGTACGGCGACGCTCCACGGGCCGTCGCGAGGTCGCGTACCCGCGCGGCGGTGTCCCGCTCGATCCGGAACCGCCACCCCGCGCCGGTGAACGTCTGCTCGGCGGGCCTCGGCAGGTCGACCGGGAGGTCCAGGGCGGGCAGGGAGGCCAGCCGTTCCCGCCAGTACGCCACGTCCTCCCGCGCGGTCGGCCTGTCTCGCTGCCAGATGGCGTAGTCGCCGTACTGGAGGGGTGGCGGACCCAGAGGGGATCCCGCGCCGACGCGGAACGCGTCGTGCAGCGTGAGGGTCTCGCTCAGCACCAGGTCGTAGGACCAGCCGTCGATCACCGCGTGGTGCGCGGTCAGCAGCAGCACGTGGTCGAGCGGACCGAGCGCGATGAGCAGGCTCCGCAGGAGAGGTCCCTCCGCCAGGTCGAAGGGCCGCGCGAGCTCTGCGGCTATCCGCCGCCTGGCTCCGTCCTCGTCCGCCTCCACGACCGAGAACTCCACCGTGGACGCCTCGTCGATGATGAGGCGGGGACGCCCGTCCTCGGTGGTGGGGAACCGCATGCGCAGGCTCTCATGGCGGGCCGCCACCTCGCGCAGCGCCCTTTCCAGCGCACCGCGGTCCAGCTCACCGGACAGGCGGGTACACAGCGGCACGGTGTAGGCGGTGGTGCCGGGGGCGTACTGCTCCATGAACCACAGCCGCTCCTGCCCGTGCGACAGCGGCGGAATCCGTCCCGGCGGCCGGGCCGGGACGGACGACGAGAGCGTACGGCGGCGCAGCAGACCGGCGAGGACCGCCTGCTTGGCGGGGGACAGACTGCCGGGCGTCTCCGCGCCGGTGTCGGTCCTCATCGGGCGCTCAGCGGACGCATGTCCGTCCAGACCTCATCGATGTGGGCCAGGCAGTCCTCCTTGGCGCCGGTGAACCCGGTGGGCCGCCAGCCGTCCGGGACGTCACGTCCCAGAGGCCAGACCGAGTACTGCTCCTCGTGGTTGATCACTACCTGGTAGGCGCTCACTTGTCCTCATCTGTCACGGGTTCGAGCAGGTGCAGTGCTTCCTCGTCGGAGAGCCCGCTGAGGGTGTCGAGGAGGACCCCCTCGACGGCGGCGGCGAACTCCGCCACCGTGCGGCGCGCGAACAGCGTGCGGATCGGGATCTCCACGCCGATCACCGCCTTCAGCCGCGCCGCGATGCGCACGGCGAGCAGGGAGTGCCCGCCGAGGTGGAAGAAGTCGTCGAACGCGCCGACCGCGTCCATGCCGAGCAGGTCGGCCCAGACCTCCGCGACCAGCGCCTCGGCGTCGGTGCGGGGGGAGACGAACGTGGCGGCTCTGTTCGCGACGGGCGCCGGCAATGCCTCGAAGTCGATCTTGCCGTTGGCGGTCAGCGGCAACCGGTCGAGGGGCACCCAGGCGCCCGGCACCATGTGCGGCGGCAGGTTTTCGGCCCCGTGCCGCCGCAACTCCTCGACCGTCGCGGGTCCCACCACATAGGCAACGAGCGTCTCGTCGCGGGCGACCACCGCGATCCCACCGACGCCGGGGTGGGCCAGGTACGCCGCCTCCACCTCCCCCGGCTCGATGCGGAAGCCCCTGACCTTGACCTGCCGGTCGGCGCGTCCCAGGAACTCCAGCTGTCCGTCCCGCCGCCAGCGGGCCCTGTCCCCCGTGCGGTAGAGCCGGCCGCCGCCCCCGGCGAAAGGGTCGGGGACGAACCGGTCGGCGGTGAGACCGGGCCGACGGGCGTAGCCCCGC includes:
- a CDS encoding MbtH family protein, yielding MSAYQVVINHEEQYSVWPLGRDVPDGWRPTGFTGAKEDCLAHIDEVWTDMRPLSAR